In Dysidea avara chromosome 3, odDysAvar1.4, whole genome shotgun sequence, a single window of DNA contains:
- the LOC136250640 gene encoding single-strand selective monofunctional uracil DNA glycosylase-like — translation MAEAKRIRLSESNISSQLVDIEDQLCTNLATITLHDPVCVVYNPLSYAVETHQCYVHKYGNSTKQLLFLGMNPGPYGMAQNGVPFGDSHYVKEWLNIKGNVYKPVNEHPKRPINGLSCDRREVSGTRFWGLMEELCGTPDKYFTNCYVHNYCPLCFMTKTGKNVTPADLKAVDKKLVEKYCDVALLSVMELLQVKFVVGIGKYAERRSNLVVQGQVNSKVVVGGITHPSPINPQANKDWRGMCVQQLTEMKLLDVVKEQVSVNS, via the exons ATGGCAGAAGCTAAAAGAATTCGTTTGAGCGAaag CAATATTAGCAGCCAGTTGGTGGATATTGAAGATCAATTGTGTACTAACTTGGCTACCATCACACTTCATGATCCAGTGTGTGTAGTATATAATCCATTGAGTTATGCAGTGGAGACACACCAGTGTTATGTACATAAATATGGAAACTCTACAAAGCAGTTACTCTTCTTGGGAATGAATCCAGGTCCTTATGGAATGGCTCAGAATGGT GTTCCTTTTGGAGACAGTCATTATGTGAAGGAGTGGTTGAACATTAAAGGAAATGTATACAAGCCAGTTAATGAGCACCCAAAGCGTCCAATTAATGGTCTAAGTTGTGACAGACGAGAAGTTAGTGGGACAAGATTTTGGGGCTTGATGGAAGAATTATGTGGAACACCAGATAAATATTTTACTAACTGTTATGTACACAACTACTGTCCATTATGTTTCATGACTAAAACTGGTAAGAATGTTACTCCAGCGGATTTAAAGGCAGTTGATAAGAAACTGGTAGAGAAATACTGTGATGTAGCATTACTGAGTGTTATGGAACTACTGCAAGTCAA GTTTGTAGTAGGGATTGGTAAGTATGCAGAGAGACGTTCTAATTTGGTAGTTCAAGGACAAGTCAACTCTAAAGTGGTAGTAGGAGGCATCACTCATCCTAGTCCTATTAACCCTCAGGCTAACAAAGACTGGAGAGGAATGTGTGTTCAGCAACTAACTGAAATGAAACTGTTGGATGTAGTGAAGGAACAAGTGTCTGTAAATTCCTGA